Part of the Cololabis saira isolate AMF1-May2022 chromosome 15, fColSai1.1, whole genome shotgun sequence genome, ttatacatattacacaagtctacggttttaatagccttttcatttgttgatttagtgattagttttaagtaaagttccattgctttctggaaaacataaaagcaagggggtttctttgaaaatgtactcttatgaatatgaaatttggcaagaaataaaaacagatttatcaaaaagttacattttccttctttcttagggaaacaatggaaaccacaaaacaacattttcccaatgtaaattaaaatctatagtgaaagagtcaataataaatttgCTAATATCTGCCCATAGTTTTTTTTGAATGAGAGCAAAGCCAGAATAAATGAAAGAGCCTGCTAACTAGTTCGGTGAGGGTTgcaggtagggttgccacctttcagaaatagaaataagggacgccccgatttcgtCAGCACAGGCGCCATAAAAAAGGGACATTAcccaaacttctaaactgcttagaaatgtatttattttatatgaaaaaaaaaaacaaaatgctttgatttaaagtttaaagtgctttaatagcattgaacttgcatgactgtacagacagccaaccatactagcaactgaaatatcctcctatatTATGTATggccacatcagccaagatgtagaatatagctagaGGTGAAGGtcaggaaattagaatatggtgtaagttaatttatttcaataattcaacttaaaggtgaaactaatacattacatagtctcattacatgcaaagcaagatatgttataCCTTtgtttgttatcattttgatgatttaattctttattgatttaataaaatgttcaattttttttagatttcttatttggggttttcataaactgtgagccataatcaccaaaattagaACAAATAAagacttgaaatatctcactttgaatgtagtgggaaataatgaGTCAATATCACCATAAGGTGCATTTGAGCGTCCCCATCACAATCACTCATTTACCATGAAAATGtagcaaaataataaaactcTGAGGTCTAATTATGAATGGCCAAACATTTACACATATATCAGTACAATGATGAGTCTCTTGAATTGTGTTTTCTTCATTTCATACAGATCTGTAACATGGGATGTATGTGATTTTGGCATGTCCCCCACACCACCTTGCTAAAAAACGCGTGTCTAATAAGTGGTTAaagtttagatttttatttttatttttacatagtTTGACTGTCCACAACAAGTTATTTCATaaaataagtcattttgatcatgaATCATATGATACATTATATTTTTATAAtcatattggaaaaaaaatgtgtgtccCTGATATTTCTGTCCACCCTGTCATTTGGGTGTAAACTGGCCCTTTAAGCAACTTACTCAAGTTTAAGGAAACTTGTTGTCTGCTTCCTGTCTTATTCCAATGGAGGCTGAAGCTGTGGCAGGTTGCCAGTAAGTATAAACtcttatattttttgtatttttcatcaTTTAAGTGTGTAGTTGGATGTTGTAAAGCTTGGTATGTCCACTCTGTCATACCGAAATATCAATGAATATAAAAACTTTTCAGAAATTTGAAATATATTTGTTAATTATATGACAGTCAGCTTGCTAACTGAGCTAAGTTGCTAACAGAAGGTCCACCATGTGCTAATTAAATGCTAAAAATAGCCTAAAAGTTCCACCCTGTCATTGTCCACCCTGTCATGAAGCTTCCAATGACAGGGTGGATGTGGCTCATGACAGGGTGGACATGTGCATAGTTTATGCCACATACtgataatattaaatatattacaaCAACtatgcatacattttataacagtacatacatacatacagtagtaAGACTGTACAATATGGACTTTTTAGCCATATTGGTAGCCCATCAACAATCCTATAGCTTGACGAGGCAAGCTTAGTTTACCTGGACTGCCAatattatcaatattattttaCAATAATaagggtaataataataataataataataataataacaataataataataataataataataataataataataataataataataacaattataaTATGCATTATGATACATTTCAATTAATTATAAATGTGattttaatgcattaaaatgcaacCTTCAAGTAAAGTGCATGCAACCTCTAAGTAACGTGTTACCATGTACAATATGTGCTGTTCCACTGAGtgtttataatgtgttgtgACCAGTACTTTTACAAATACTATTAACTTATAATACTTAAAACACCTTGTTACAAGTTGTTATGCAtgttaattattgtattttccAGGAATGAGTTCAAAAGGAGCTGAGACAGCCCGAAGGTATCGAGAACGCAGGAATGCTGACCAACAGAGAAGAGAGCAATACcttgagaaagagagggagaaatGGAAGAGAGACAGGGAGACTGGAAAGAAGAAGGGCATCAATGAGATAAGTGAGAGAGAAAAACGGGCGAAAAGAAAGAAGTGGAGAGAGGCAAAACAAAAAGTCAGAGCCAGAAACAAGGGCAGTGCTTTGCAACAGTCGGAGACACCACCCGCGACACCACCCAGCTCCTCTACTGAAAATCAGCCTGAGCCAGGGCCCTCCAGGTTAGACCAATGTAAACAGCACGTGTTACAGTCAGACATTAACTACTAAAGCCCGATTTTATACTTAGGATATGCGAAAATCTACAAGACTCCCAACTTAGATGGGATATTTTCTGTAAAGTCtgaagttttttgtttgtttgtttgtttgtttaattatggaacatttaaaaatatagaataatcTTGAAATGGTCTGAATCTGTTTTGAAGCGTTTTGAAAGATTTCAcatataattacagtacatgcCCAAAATAGGGACACCAGGGTTAATGTGGTTAaggcaacacaaaatgttgtGGTTCAGTTTATCCAcatagaatgaatgaatgaattttaataataatttaaaataatatttttaataatttaagGCATATTAATAACTGACCTCCTCAATATTTTGGGTTTCAGGCAACAGCGTCAAGGGGAAAGAATTCGAAGGAGAACAAAGCAGAAACTGAAACAACGGATTGAAGAATTGGAGGCGCAAATCCAAAAAGTTAAGAGCAAAGCTGAAAAATATAAGAAGAGGTACTATAGAGCCAAGGAAGGAAGTTCATCGAAATCACCGCGTGCAAGAGTCAAGGCCATGTTGGGACGTCAAAATGTGAATTCCACCGTCAAAAGAGCTCTtcttttcaatcaatcaattattgAAAACATTAGAACAAAATATGgcactgcaaaaacaaacagagaCAAGCAGTTAATCACAAAAGTCCTCAGTGGAAACATTCTCAGAAAATACAAGCTCCAAAAGTATGCCAGGGAATCCTTCGGCTACTCAAAGAAGAGAGATCCGTATACTGAGGATCTAACCTACCATGCGAGGAGGTGCAGTAGACTTCGTAGTGAGATTATGAAGACCACTACATCATTCTTTCTCAGAGATGATGTCAGTCGAATGACAACAGGCCGGAAACAAACAGTCACGCGACTGAAGAAAAGGATGCAGAAGAGGTTGCTTACCGATACAATGAAGAACTTGCATAGGAAGTTTCTCTCTGAGCACATTGGCGACGTGTCATACACCACCTTTTGTCGTCTCAGACCCTTTTGGGTGGTAACCCCCTCGTCCTCTGACCGTGACACATGTCTCTGCAAAAGACATGAGAACTTGCAATTCATGGCTAATGCCTTGCAGAGCCAAGGGTTGCTGTCCTCAAGAAACATTGAAGAAATGTCTGAAGCAACCATGTGTGACACGAAAGCCAAGACTTGTGCTTATGGTGAGTGTGGTGAATGCCTCCTAACTTGTTACCCAACTCTGAAAACCCCTGGGGAAGAGATCATTGGTTTGTCTCAGTGGATGTCAGAGAAGGTCACGAAGGATGAGAAGGTGTCCACAGTCACAGTGAAAAGGGAGATAACAAAAACAGAGCAGGACCTTAACACGGAATTCCAGGAAAGGCTTCTCCTGTTTAGGCGCCATGTTTTCAATATTAAATGGCAGTTTAATGCCTACAGAGAGCTCAGGACGAGCTTGAAGAACAGTGAGTGCCTGGTGCACATAGATTTCAGCGAAAACTACTCATGCAAGTATTCCCAAGAAATACAATCTGTGCATTTCGGAGGCTCACACCAGCAGGCCAGTTTGCACACTGGAGTGCTCTACACCGCTGGTGAACAAGCACCGCACACATTTTGTTCCATATCACCCTCCAGAAGACACGACCCTGTGGCCATCTGGGCCCACCTTGATCCTGTTCTGAAGGTGGTGAGAGAACGACACCCTCAAGTCAGTGTCCTTCATTTTTTTAGTGACGAACCTGCGACACAGTACAGACAGAAGGGTAATTTCTTCTACCTCACAACAGAACCATTCAAGTATGGCTTCAAAGAAGTATCATGGCATTTCTTCGAGGCAAGTCATGGGAAGGGGGCACCAGACGGTGTGGGTGGGGCCCTCAAGAGGTCAGAAGACCGAATTGTATCCCATGGAggggttctaaaagcagcacatcagtgcagctggtttcaaagagttaattctcagaaacaagagttaaaagatccttaaattaatttagaaaaaatatagtaatttactgatgtggaaaataagaaatgtactcttactcttactcttacttaaagtaaatttaaaagcatttacttttggatacttaagtacctttaaaagcaagtacttttctactcttactcaagtaatattttgactgagctacttttacttgtaacggagtaaattttgaccagtagtatttgtactcttactcaagtactggggtcgagtgtccacctctggttgaatttactactaatgaagttttgcaatatattcaaattttttcaaattcaaaccttcacctgtatattatgatatcaataaataaagagcataatatatgtcccgtattggttcaatacggaatgcaacttttaattccgtaacaattccgtatttcaagggacgggtggcaagcctagacTACACGGTTTAACAAATAATTTCTCTAATATTTTTGAGAATTGGGGGTGAAGGGACACTGGTCTATAATCATCAATGCAATGCTTATCTCCATGTTTGAATACGGGTATAACCTTCgctattttcatattatttggAAAAACACCCTTTTGGAAAGACAGGTTGCATATAGGTCAGAGGGCTTACAATTTGGCCAATAACTTCTTTAACAATTACCATGTAAATGAAATTTATATCATTTGATGATTTATTCTTGAATTTTTTTACAATCTCAATTACATCAGTTTCATCAATTCCATGAAGGAACATAGTATTATTGTTTCCTTTAATGAGTTCATCAAACATATTTTGTTTATCCTTaggcaaataaaaacagatttatcaaaaagtaacattttccttctttcttagggaaacaataggaaaccaaaaacaacattttcccaatgtaaattaaaatctatagTGAAAGAGTCAATAATACATTTGCTAACATCTGCCCATAGTTTTTTCGAATGAGAGCAAAACCAGAATAAAAGAGCCTGCTAACTAGTTCGGTGAGGGTTGCAGGAGGATTAAAGGAGGAGCTGTGGCACTTCGCGTTTCCTGTGTTCCCCCCCGGTTTCCGTAGCGGCGCGGCGTCTCTTTTGGCGCCTtcgtgcagcagcagcaacactcCTGCAacactcctccagcagctgcaccTCAGGCTCTCAGGCAACTCCCAGGCCAGGCCTGAGTTTTTACGGTATGTTTGGCTCGGTTCTCATGCTGCGATCGCCGCTCGGCCGAGCTGAAAGCCCTGAATTACCGGTTTAATCCCCGCAAACCCGACCACGCATGGCGCCGCGGGGCTGCACACCGCTCAGGACTTCTGCCGGGCCTCTCTTTGTTCAGCTAGCACCGCTCACCCCACACATGCTGTGGATAAACGAGCTTGTTTCTGATCTTTGCTCTTGTTTGATCGGTCTTTTGTCGTGACGAGCGTAGCATTAGCCGGAATAGCACTATTTGCTAAAGCAAATTTTTTGCTAAGCACGCTGGTTAGCCTCGTGACGTCACGGCAGCTAGCACAGTGACGTCACGGTGAGCGGTTTTAAAAGTTTTAACTAAAGTTTTATCACAGTCAAATGAAAATGTCCCAATAACCAAACTACGGTGGGTTTTGGTTTCCAGGGATCAGTGCTGGGTGTTGGGGCCTACTTTAAAGCATCTAACTCTAAAGGATCTAACTctcctttgttgttttttttgtgttttaggaGGGAAAATGGGCAAGAAGCAGAACACCAAGACCAAGAGTAAGGACGCATCGGACAACCCGGCGGAGGAGCCCGAGGAGTTTGTGGTGGAGAAAGTGCTGGACCAGCGTCTGGTGAACGGGAAAGTGGAGTTCTTCCTGAAGTGGAAAGGTTTTACAGAGTGAGTTTGCAGGACGTGCTGGTTGGGGGTTGTGCTGTTCTCTCTCTGCAGCAACTGCAATGAAAACTTAGTAGTTTTCATTATAATGTTGGGAATTTGATATCAAGAAGCACATTTAATGCTTGCATTAGAACAATCTCACATTGGTGTCAGTAGACCAAGAGTCTACGTGAACAGGTTTCCTGGTCCCAGACCCGGTAATGCCCATCTTGAACACAAAGAGGAATCTCCTATCaagaattttaaaaaagtgcAGAAGTCTAACAAAACATCCGTTTTCACACTGCTGAAACCAAATGTCTGCACTAATTAGGTTTTAAGTCATCACATGCTTATTTTGCTttgattctttttctttatttcattcaaaaaacaaaacattttaatacaaatgttcctaacttatgaatgaaaagggagcagaaagaagaaaaatcttatctgatctgcccctttcacaaataacataaattaaaaataattaaaaaaaaacaactaagtgaataaaaacaactaaattaaAATTACCACCACCTAcaggtatgtcaatcaaactcaacatttttcgttatatttccttaatatacaggctttaattgttcttttgaatgtaatgtttgatttggaacACGTTTACATCTAACGGGTTATGATTTGGGAGGTCGTACATAGCACAAAGGTTTTAAAGTGTAGTTCATAATGgggggaggaaaaaagggggcacatttttaatgttttttccagtatctgactttaaaaaaaaaaaactttggagcTTTTTTCCTGATTTGTGTGTTTCAAACtcctttttaatttcaatttagTGGATTTCACCAGCTGAATAACCTCATAGATGAAGTTAAAAGCTACAATGAATGAACACATCATGAAATGGATAAGCCTCTGAGTTAATTTGAATTCTTTTTAAACAACTGTTTACacactgtcttttttttttttttaagttcattTTTGATCTGGGATGCTTTGAGGTGCAGATATCAACTCTCCTTTCTCATTCAGTGCTGACAACACCTGGGAGCCCGAGGAGAACCTGGATTGCCCCGAGCTGATTTCTGCGTTCCTCGAAGCGCAGAAAAACGTAAAGGAGAAGCCCACTCCTGTCAAGAGAAAGTTATCCACGGATGAACCAGAAGCAGAGGCCAAGAAAAAGGATGTGGTGAGTACTTTGATATACACATGACATTTTTCTAACTTGTATTTTCTCTATGGGTAACAATTCTTTAATGCAGTGGGATATCCTAGCAGTAAGGTAAACTCAAAATTCAGAAATGCCAAAATGTCGTATCCTTTCCATATTACCCAGAACTAAAGGGGGAAACATTGAAAATGGTGACCTGTTATGTTCAAACAAGTGATCCATACTGGTGTGTAAATTTGTTAGGTATTAGGAGTTTGGAGAATGCATTACTTTTGTgcatattttcatgttttttcattatgtgtAGGTTGAAAAACCACGTGGCTTTGCGAGGAACCTTGATCCAGAGCGAATTATTGGTGCAACAGACAGTAGCGGGGAGTTGATGTTCTTGATGAAATGGTGAGTTAATGAATCAACACtctttctgtgtttgtgtgtatcagATGGGTGACAAAGCTGAAGCTAAATCAAAATTCAGCACTCAATTTCTAAAGTCATAGTTTGTCTGAAGTAAATTCTGCTTAGTGtgaagtgcactttatttaataatttaaaaaaaaaacttacaagTAATCAAAAGTGCTGTCCAATTTGACAGTCACACCTGAACATCTAAATATGTCCCTTATTGCACTGCCAGTTTACATTCTTTAACATAATTtccatattttttaatttttcagtaGAATCAACTCTCTCATTAAAGATCTGACAGAAGCAAATGTATATTGAGTATACTTTTTAAATGTTGCCCTTTTCTTTCCTTACAGGAAAGACTCAGACGAAGCTGATTTGGTCCCAGCTCGTGAGGCCAACACTCGTTGCCCTCAGGTGGTCATTTCCTTTTATGAGGAGCGACTGACATGGCATTCTTGTCCAGAGGATGAAGCTCAGTAATGTCCCTGCTGAGCCTTGCACCTCCTCCTCCTACACCCTTCCCAGGACTTGAGTTTCTCCTGTGACCTTCCTCCTAGTTTTTAGCTATCTTAATTACTTTTGAAGGTGTTTCAGTGCTAGCATTAAATGGCAGTTGTGTTATACGTTGCTGTTGTACATACTAGTGAAACAGATTTTGAAAGTAGGTTTATTTTGTGATGAATCTCTTTGATAGACAACCCGTAATCATACCTGTTCGGTTAAGTTCCCCGCCATTGTCCCCTTCCCAATTTCATTAAGctgttatgttgttttttttctctttgtgtttgtttttttttccttttttattttctttgttcacAAGCGCTGATGTTTTTAATGTGCTTTTTGTTCACCTTTTTCTGTAAATATTATTTCCAGTACAAATAAAAGGTTTTTATGTCACcaaatttcacaattttcaTGGTTAAAAGGATATATATTGGCAGAATTGAGCAACAAGAAAGAACTAGTGAGTTGACTGAAAGTTGATCTAGATTTAAAGAAATTTctcccttttttaaaaaaaaaaaaaaaaaaaaacaacaattatcaTGTATCTGATTTAAGGTACTGCAACTTGTGTAATATAAATCTGTTGTTTCCAGGCCACAAGGCTTTGCGGTAATGTAGCTAATTAGACTGGCATCAGGCCCGGAGAGGGACTTTGGACTTGGTTGCATATTTGTTGTGGCAACAGAGTTTTGTTTCTCAGCAAATCCCTCGTTCAAGGTGGTAAATGGATGGTACTTAAtagttttcatttaaaatgatgTTGGGAATTTAGTATCAAAAAGCACATTTAATGCTTGCATGAAGGAAAGGTTTAGTCTGTAGTAGAACAATCTCACATTGGTGTCAGTAGACCAAAAGTACGTGAACAGGTTTCCTGGTGCCAGACCCGGTAATGCCCATTTTAAATACAAAGGGGAATCTCCTATctcaagaattaaaaaaaaaaaaaaaaaaagtgcagaagATCAAAACAgttttcactgatgaaatcaaATGTCTACAGTGCCGTCATCACGTGCTTATTTTGCTCTGATGTGGAACACATTAATAGCTAACTGGTTATGATTTGGGAGTTTGTATAGCACAAAgtttttaaagtgtattttataatggggggagaaaaaaagggtgCACATTTTGActtagtgttttgttttttgcagtatCTCTGACTTTAAAAAAACTACTTTGGAGCAATTTTCCTGATTTGTGTGTTTTAGTGGATTTCACCAGCTGAATAACCTCATAGATTAAGTTAAAAGCTACaatgaatgaacacatcagAAAATGAAAGGGACAAGCCTCTGGGTTAATTCTAACTCTTTTTAAACAACTGTTTACACACTCGGGCTTAGacatgcatgcatacacacCAAGCTTTGTAAACTGTCACATTATGGTATTGGCAAAAGTTAAAATAGATATTTAAGAGTGTTAACCAAAAGTTTCTGTTGACACATATTGTATCTGCTGACTCCAGATAAACGGCTCTCTGTATGCAAATTAACCTCCCTGGAGGCGTTGGCTCATTTATCTAAGGTCAAGTCTCATTAGTTGTCTAGATCCCCTCCTGGGCTGGACATATTCAGGGTTACTAATCAGGACTTTCCTTTGGTAAGGTAAGTTTGACTTAATTCTCAAATCTAAATTGAATGTGTGTGCTCAAGTAAGACGAAATGCCTGCGCTTAAGCAGAGTTCAGCTGTGTTGATATATGTATATAGATTGTGTGTAGGTACATATTATTTACACTGCACATTATGTACCTTGACATTCAACAAGGGATAAATCAAAATGCCAAAGCAGTGGTTTAAGAATGTTAAGCACGGCTTAACTGTTTCTGTAATGATGAAATTGGGACGATAAGAGAGTAATCAGCATCCAGTTGGACTCGATTACTAAGATATTAGCTAGTGTGATAGCCTCCTTAAAGGCCAAAGGTTGGGAAAATCCCTGGTTCCTCACTTTCAGGTATATCTAAAGCCAATGGCAAATAGGCAAAACAGCAACTGCGCTGTCCCTCTATCTGCAAAGAATTATAAAGCCATTTCCAAGCAATCTGGACGGCATTCTACAGGAAAACTTTCAAAGAACTGCCAGTCTTACCAATAGTCAATTGTCCTGCAAGTTCACTGCAAGGTCAGGCTGTACAATGATCAAAGAAACTGAAAAAGATGAACTACTACTCACGCTCTGCAGGGCATGGTTAATATGCCAAATGTTAAAGTTAATGACAGTACCATTAGAAAAAGGCTGAAAAGGTGTGGTTTG contains:
- the LOC133461445 gene encoding uncharacterized protein LOC133461445 encodes the protein MSSKGAETARRYRERRNADQQRREQYLEKEREKWKRDRETGKKKGINEISEREKRAKRKKWREAKQKVRARNKGSALQQSETPPATPPSSSTENQPEPGPSRQQRQGERIRRRTKQKLKQRIEELEAQIQKVKSKAEKYKKRYYRAKEGSSSKSPRARVKAMLGRQNVNSTVKRALLFNQSIIENIRTKYGTAKTNRDKQLITKVLSGNILRKYKLQKYARESFGYSKKRDPYTEDLTYHARRCSRLRSEIMKTTTSFFLRDDVSRMTTGRKQTVTRLKKRMQKRLLTDTMKNLHRKFLSEHIGDVSYTTFCRLRPFWVVTPSSSDRDTCLCKRHENLQFMANALQSQGLLSSRNIEEMSEATMCDTKAKTCAYGECGECLLTCYPTLKTPGEEIIGLSQWMSEKVTKDEKVSTVTVKREITKTEQDLNTEFQERLLLFRRHVFNIKWQFNAYRELRTSLKNSECLVHIDFSENYSCKYSQEIQSVHFGGSHQQASLHTGVLYTAGEQAPHTFCSISPSRRHDPVAIWAHLDPVLKVVRERHPQRRGVSFGAFVQQQQHSCNTPPAAAPQALRQLPGQA
- the cbx3a gene encoding chromobox protein homolog 3a, with amino-acid sequence MGKKQNTKTKSKDASDNPAEEPEEFVVEKVLDQRLVNGKVEFFLKWKGFTDADNTWEPEENLDCPELISAFLEAQKNVKEKPTPVKRKLSTDEPEAEAKKKDVVEKPRGFARNLDPERIIGATDSSGELMFLMKWKDSDEADLVPAREANTRCPQVVISFYEERLTWHSCPEDEAQ